CCTTTGGGTTTGTTGGGTTTCGCTTAAACAAGCGAATTGAGCTATTTTCGACCCAGTATTGTTGCGCTCAACCCAACCACTACAAGGCGATGGGCTCTAGAAATCTTGTTATTGACTGCTGAATATCTCCACTTTGGTATTAGGGACTTCCAGCTGGCTTGTCCCCCTCTCAGGGAGTTATCCTAGTTCTATTTTAAAGATTGATGGTTAATTTTTCAGCCCCCCTTTTTTTATATTGCCAGTATCGGGGATTGAGGGCAAAATAAAGGTATGCTTCCTCAAAGCTGCTCCCAAGAATATCGCCAGGGAACTCTCTAATTTTTCAACTTTTTAGGCAATATGTCTTATCCGCAAAAGCGATTTGTCATGGTCTGTCAGCATTCTTCCTGTTTGGTAGAGGGTGCGTCCGAGCTTCTTTTAGCTTGGCAAACGGCAGCTCTCCCAGAAGATGTCATCGTTATGACCAGTGGTTGTCAAGGACAGTGTAGCACTAGCCCCACGGTGAGAATTATTCCTGAAGAAACTTGGTACTGTCGTGTTAAACCAGAGGATGTCAATCAGATTGTCGAAGAACATTTAAAAAACGGTCAACCAGTTGAGCGTTTACTCCATCCACGCATTCACCCTCAAGAGACCTCTGGTAAGGGTCAAAAATTGTCCTGATAGGTTAGGAGTCAGTAGTCAGTAGTCAGGAGAATTAAGAATGAATAATAATCAATAAATGGTTACGGAAGAACCCTATCGGCTCTCCCTTACTTATGGTTATCAGAAAAAGTTATCGGAGGGAGGGCTTATGGCCTGGCCCCCACATAACAACTAATATGGGGTAATTTAGGGGCGCAATGCTTGCACCCAATATGTGACATTAACAAAAAGCTTACACAATGATGTAGAGAGAGAGCATTTTTTTCTCCTTTGTCTTTTTTTCAAGTCTAACTTTCGGCTCTTCTCTACTTTGTGTGATAAGCACTGATTATCATTCGTAGGAGTCTTGCTAGGCAAGGCTTTGAAGACTATATTTCTTTGACATCCTCACCGCCGGGGCCGGACGGTGATTCCCGGCAGATCAAACAAACTTAATTGAACGATCTTCGGTTGGGCTTCGGCCGTGAGCTCAGCCGAACGGTTGACGCTTCACGGGATGATGCTTCTTTAACAGAAGTCTTACACTTTCCTCCACGCCCGTTTAAAGTCTCCGATTGTCCACCGGCGACCTTGATATTAATTGCGGCGTTTACATCCCTATCATGAAAAGTCCCACAAAAAAGACATTCCCACTCACGGATATTTAATGCTTTCTTACCGCCGATATTCCCACAACAGGA
This Microcystis wesenbergii NRERC-220 DNA region includes the following protein-coding sequences:
- a CDS encoding (2Fe-2S) ferredoxin domain-containing protein; protein product: MSYPQKRFVMVCQHSSCLVEGASELLLAWQTAALPEDVIVMTSGCQGQCSTSPTVRIIPEETWYCRVKPEDVNQIVEEHLKNGQPVERLLHPRIHPQETSGKGQKLS